A genomic region of Streptomyces rimosus contains the following coding sequences:
- a CDS encoding acyl-CoA dehydrogenase family protein: MDAAFTEEQHEIRRTLRELLQKRCGPDEVKAAARTAEGYDPALWRQLAQQLGLPGLALPTAYGGVGCGPTELALACEETGRVLLPSPLLPTTVLVAPLALALGTERQRAKLLPALAAGELTGALAVPGGRLATALALSGRNDGDWAGGGRAGGIQARRCAPEPGGAAGEWRLYGEAVQVVGGHSADVLLVAAHTGGYARSRTLLFVVPGDAPGLVRIRQTAMDETRPLARVQLRDVSGGLLGEEEGAGAVVTALARVGAGAAAALAAEAVGAADAALGRTVEYVKAREQFGRPIASFQAVQHRLADLYVRVQAARSAAYYAAWAVGAPAQDAEPGAPGLALAHALETLRAVAGEAIQLHGGIGFTWEHDAHLAFKRAACDELLLGPVHRLRAHAAETAGLFGAGARAAVPA, from the coding sequence ATGGATGCCGCGTTCACCGAGGAGCAGCACGAGATCCGCCGTACGCTGCGGGAACTGCTGCAGAAGCGCTGCGGCCCCGACGAGGTCAAGGCCGCCGCCCGTACCGCCGAGGGCTACGACCCGGCCCTGTGGCGGCAGCTCGCTCAGCAGCTCGGACTGCCGGGGCTGGCCCTGCCCACCGCGTACGGCGGAGTCGGCTGCGGGCCCACCGAACTGGCCCTGGCCTGCGAAGAGACCGGGCGGGTGCTGCTGCCCTCGCCGCTGCTGCCCACCACCGTCCTCGTCGCGCCGCTCGCACTGGCGCTGGGTACGGAGCGGCAGCGCGCGAAGCTGCTGCCCGCTCTCGCGGCGGGCGAGCTGACCGGCGCGCTCGCCGTGCCGGGCGGCCGGCTGGCCACCGCGCTCGCGCTGTCCGGCCGTAACGACGGTGACTGGGCGGGCGGCGGCCGGGCCGGCGGCATCCAGGCGCGGAGGTGCGCGCCGGAGCCGGGTGGCGCGGCGGGGGAGTGGCGGCTGTACGGGGAGGCCGTGCAGGTGGTGGGCGGGCACAGCGCGGACGTGCTCCTGGTGGCCGCGCACACGGGTGGTTACGCGCGCAGTCGCACGCTGCTTTTCGTCGTGCCCGGTGACGCGCCCGGCCTCGTACGGATCCGGCAGACGGCGATGGACGAGACCCGGCCGTTGGCGCGTGTCCAACTGCGCGATGTGAGCGGAGGGTTGCTGGGGGAGGAAGAGGGGGCGGGGGCCGTCGTGACCGCGCTGGCGCGGGTCGGGGCCGGTGCGGCGGCCGCGCTGGCGGCCGAAGCGGTCGGGGCGGCGGACGCGGCGCTCGGGCGGACCGTCGAGTACGTCAAGGCCCGGGAGCAGTTCGGGCGGCCCATCGCGTCGTTCCAGGCCGTGCAGCACCGACTGGCGGATCTGTACGTACGGGTGCAGGCGGCCCGGTCCGCCGCCTACTACGCGGCGTGGGCGGTGGGCGCACCGGCGCAGGACGCCGAGCCCGGCGCCCCCGGCCTCGCGCTCGCGCACGCCCTGGAGACGCTGCGCGCGGTCGCCGGAGAGGCCATCCAGCTGCACGGCGGCATCGGCTTCACCTGGGAACACGACGCCCACCTCGCCTTCAAACGCGCGGCCTGCGACGAACTGCTGCTGGGGCCCGTGCACCGGCTGCGGGCGCACGCCGCCGAGACCGCGGGCCTCTTCGGAGCCGGGGCACGGGCGGCGGTTCCGGCGTGA
- a CDS encoding nitroreductase family deazaflavin-dependent oxidoreductase has translation MSATRTFARAAPYVVPALDRTVHRLTGGKVLPSARMLPGAVLTVTGARTGLPRRTPLACFPEESGTWLLIGSNFGRTGHPAWTANLLKNPAAKISWRGRDIPVRARLLSGEERARAWAAVLELWPPYAAYQARVTREIRIFRLEARP, from the coding sequence ATGTCGGCGACGCGGACGTTCGCGCGGGCGGCACCATACGTCGTGCCCGCACTCGACCGCACGGTGCACCGCCTCACCGGCGGCAAGGTGCTGCCGAGCGCGCGGATGCTGCCGGGGGCGGTCCTGACGGTGACCGGCGCCCGGACGGGGCTGCCGCGGCGTACGCCACTGGCCTGCTTTCCGGAGGAGTCCGGCACCTGGCTGCTGATCGGCAGCAACTTCGGGCGCACGGGACACCCTGCCTGGACGGCCAATCTGCTGAAGAACCCGGCGGCCAAGATCAGTTGGCGGGGCCGGGACATTCCCGTACGGGCGCGGCTGCTGAGCGGGGAGGAGCGGGCGCGGGCGTGGGCGGCGGTGCTGGAGTTGTGGCCGCCGTACGCCGCGTACCAGGCGCGCGTCACGCGGGAGATCCGGATCTTCCGGCTGGAGGCGCGGCCGTGA
- a CDS encoding TetR family transcriptional regulator — protein sequence MTGQVRTVDGRVAGRRGQATRQKLLDCLSDMLSSSPYRDVKVIDVARKAGTSPATFYQYFPDVEGAVLEIAEEMAKEGASLTDLVAGRSWVGKSGRQAAEELVEGFLSFWRQNDAILRVVDLGAAEGDKRFYKIRMKILNAVTNSLTDSIKELQSKGKVDKDVSAAAMAGSIVAMLAAVAAHQKGFTSWGVKQQELKPNLALLVHLGVTGKKPTK from the coding sequence ATGACAGGACAAGTACGAACCGTCGACGGCAGAGTCGCCGGGCGCCGCGGACAGGCGACCCGGCAGAAGCTGCTCGACTGCCTCAGCGACATGCTCAGTTCGTCCCCGTACAGAGACGTCAAGGTCATCGATGTGGCCCGCAAAGCGGGCACTTCGCCCGCGACGTTCTACCAGTACTTCCCCGATGTCGAGGGCGCGGTGCTGGAAATCGCCGAGGAGATGGCCAAGGAGGGCGCGAGCCTGACCGATCTGGTGGCCGGACGCTCCTGGGTGGGCAAATCCGGCCGTCAGGCGGCCGAGGAACTCGTCGAGGGATTCCTCTCCTTCTGGCGGCAGAACGACGCGATCCTGCGCGTCGTCGACCTCGGTGCCGCCGAGGGCGACAAGCGGTTCTACAAGATCCGCATGAAGATCCTCAATGCCGTGACCAACTCCCTTACGGATTCCATCAAGGAACTCCAGTCCAAGGGCAAGGTCGACAAGGACGTCAGCGCGGCCGCGATGGCCGGTTCGATCGTCGCCATGCTGGCCGCGGTCGCCGCCCATCAGAAGGGTTTCACGAGCTGGGGCGTCAAACAGCAGGAACTGAAGCCGAACCTGGCCCTGCTGGTCCATCTCGGTGTCACCGGGAAGAAGCCCACGAAATAG